From a region of the Gossypium raimondii isolate GPD5lz chromosome 10, ASM2569854v1, whole genome shotgun sequence genome:
- the LOC105775507 gene encoding uncharacterized protein LOC105775507, translating to MCKWFEEGLNEDIKLLVGILELKEFVVLVDRAHKVEELSKEKRQVEMEVRTLRYSGRDRSIQSSSPTSQAIFVASADGLSNVISAMLAQKYVRKGYDAYLAYVLDIKVSESKIKLVPVVCEYPYVFAEELLGLPLVREVKFSINLVPGTTPISIAPYRMAPTELKELKAQLKELTDRGFARPSFSLLCALVLFVKKKDGSLRLCIDCR from the exons ATGTGTAAGTGGTTTGAAGAGGGTCTAAATGAAGACATAAAGTTATTAGTTGGGATTCTTGAactaaaagaatttgttgtactgGTAGATCGTGCTCATAAAGTCGAAGAGctgagtaaagaaaagagacaaGTTGAGATGGAAGTTAGAActttaa GATATTCAGGTAGAGATAGAAGTATTCAAAGCTCCAGTCCAACTTCTCAGGCTATATTTGTAGCAAGTGCGG ATGggttgtctaatgtgatatcaGCCATGTTAGCACAGAAATATgtcagaaaagggtatgatgcttatcttgcttatgtgttggacATTAAAGTATCTGAATCGAAGATTAAATTAGTGCCAGTGGTTTGTGAATATCCTTATGTGTTTGCAGAAGAGTTACTCGGATTACCTCTAGTCAGAGAAGTGAAATTCTCTATAAATCTTGTTCCAGGGACAACACCAATATCAATAGCACCCTACAGAATGGCTCCgacagaattaaaagagttaaaagcaCAGCTGAAAGAACTGACTGAcaggggttttgctcgacctagtttttcacTTTTGTGTGCACTGGTTTTGTTTGtcaagaaaaaggatggatccttgagattatgtattgattgCCGATAG